Proteins found in one Sorghum bicolor cultivar BTx623 chromosome 1, Sorghum_bicolor_NCBIv3, whole genome shotgun sequence genomic segment:
- the LOC8083648 gene encoding U3 small nucleolar RNA-associated protein 14 produces MPKKAAMRRGKPPAPGQGKRRRHGPQLSKAMRRELDAMGPGAARGSDDEEGSDGVAEDVYEYEEGVPEEEAGKNGRYDAVAKYEYNFDSDASDADEDVPSDEGEDMEEDDNDDGDDEDRQIRILQETTGMPREAFDGKKRKQPLELPLQHGDGDGPVTIHDLLDNVQGKPGYSKIRKRLQQQEKKPMVVVAPLPKVERDKIERSVTFQKSKNELTKWEGVVKSNREAPVLYFENDTNLGVNTVAAIASEFKPRTEFEKRIAQITQSTEIIEAHKKDGAKILELNKIDVEDVRERQNRLAKMRSLLFRHEMKAKRVKKIKSRTYHRMLKKDKLKAASADFEADPEAVKDHARKQEFKRAEERMTLKHKNTSQWAKRIIKRGLSVQDEGTRAAIAAQLQQNTLLTRKMNSMKDDSSSEESSDDDEDESDSEAKILNRGKEKILKALEEDNEIPNSGVFSLPFMERAMKKREEATYEEARQALEEYDDSLQKLEENNTKQNDDSIKVSGKRTFGPVKNTHEEVKKRKLQDTENSSDSEYDSEPAQHLSNNEVTMKHDDIQFGNALLDDEPQNDMYRSFNDIIKNPGPKTTFEVGMLAGDSWKKVKSNKGNDQSNGNGITNKSKLPVPSIVDPKPKQQDHSSDSDSEEEMVEGFLTVSDRKENYELPSQEDLIRQAFAGDDVEAEFEKDKMDVLNEENPEPEKPALVPGWGQWTDIQQKKGLPSWMIKEHEVAKRNRQEALKRRKDSKLKHVIISEHVDKKVEKYLARNLPFPFTSKDAYEQSIRMPIGPDFNPAISVSALNRPAIVKKPGIIIKPIQYEEVNPHEKPDEPKRVIQRATPNQKAKKAFAKQGKGATSQKRK; encoded by the exons ATGCCGAAAAAGGCCGCCATGCGGCGCGGCAAGCCGCCCGCCCCGGGCCAAGGGAAGAGGCGGCGCCACGGGCCGCAGCTCTCAAAGGCGATGCGTCGGGAGCTCGACGCGATGGGGCCTGGCGCTGCCCGCGGCTCCGACGATGAGGAGGGGTCTGACGGGGTGGCCGAGGACGTGTACGAGTACGAGGAAGGGGTGCCCGAGGAGGAGGCCGGCAAGAACGGCCGCTACGACGCCGTGGCCAAGTACGAGTACAATTTCGACAGCGACGCCTCCGATGCG GATGAGGATGTGCCTTCGGACGAAGGCGAGGATATGGAAGAAGATGACAATGACGACGgtgatgatgaggacaggcagaTAAGAATACTTCAGGAGACGACCGGAATGCCCAGAGAAGCCTTCGATG GAAAGAAGAGGAAACAGCCATTGGAGCTGCCTCTGCAGCATGGTGATGGAGATGGACCTGTCACAATTCATGATCTCTTGGATAATGTCCAGGGGAAACCTGGGTATAGCAAGATCCGTAAGAGGCTGCAGCAGCAGGAGAAAAAGCCGATGGTCGTGGTAGCCCCACTTCCGAAAGTAGAGAGGGACAAGATTGAGCGCAGTGTGACGTTTCAGAAATCCAAGAATGAGCTAACAAAGTGGGAAGGAGTTGTGAAGAGTAACAGGGAGGCTCCTGTACTATACTTTGAAAATGATACCAACTTGGGTGTGAACACTGTTGCAGCAATTGCTAGCGAATTTAAACCAAGGACTGAGTTTGAGAAGAGGATTGCTCAAATTACGCAAAGCACAGAAATAATAGAAGCACACAAGAAGGATGGCGCCAAAATCCTGGAACTTAACAAG ATTGATGTGGAAGATGTGAGAGAACGCCAAAACCGCCTTGCTAAGATGCGCAGCCTTCTATTTCGTCATGAGATGAAAGCAAAGCGTGTGAAGAAGATCAAGTCCAGGACATATCACCGGATGTTAAAGAAGGACAAATTGAAGGCAGCATCAGCAGATTTCGAGGCAGATCCTGAAGCTGTCAAAGATCATGCTAGGAAACAAGAATTTAAACGGGCAGAG GAAAGGATGACATTAAAGCACAAGAATACATCACAATGGGCAAAGCGAATAATCAAGCGTGGATTGTCTGTTCAAGATGAAGGAACCCGAGCTGCTATTGCAGCACAGCTCCAACAAAATACTCTTCTGACTAGAAAAATGAATTCCATGAAAGATGATTCTAGTAGTGAAGAAAGTTCAGATGACGATGAAGACGAGAGTGACTCAGAAGCAAAGATCTTAAACAGAGGGAAAGAAAAGATTCTTAAAGCTCTTGAAGAAGACAATGAGATACCAAATTCTGGAGTTTTTTCATTGCCTTTCATG GAGCGTGCTATGAAAAAGCGTGAGGAAGCTACGTATGAGGAAGCACGACAGGCTCTTGAAGAATACGATGATTCCTTGCAGAAACTGGAGGAGAATAACACTAAACAGAATGACGACTCAATTAAGGTGTCAGGTAAAAGAACATTTGGGCCTGTCAAAAATACACACGAAGAGGTAAAGAAGAGAAAATTACAAGATACTGAAAACAGCAGTGATAGTGAGTATGATTCTGAGCCTGCCCAACATTTGAGCAATAATGAAGTAACTATGAAACATGATGATATCCAATTTGGGAATGCgctactggatgatgaaccacagAATGATATGTACAGA AGCTTTAATGATATCATAAAAAATCCTGGTCCTAAGACAACTTTTGAAGTTGGAATGTTAGCTGGTGATTCATGGAAGAAG GTCAAAAGTAATAAAGGAAATGACCAGAGCAATGGCAATGGCATTACCAATAAATCCAAATTACCAGTTCCTTCTATTGTAGACCCAAAGCCTAAG CAACAGGATCACAGTTCTGATTCAGATTCTGAGGAAGAGATGGTTGAGGGCTTCTTGACTGTCTCTGACAGAAAGGAGAACTATGAACTTCCATCTCAAGAGGATCTCATACGTCAGGCTTTTGCTGGTGATGATGTTGAAGCtgaatttgagaaagacaaaatGGATGTTTTAAATGAGGAGAATCCTGAACCTGAAAAGCCTGCTCTTGTTCCTGGCTGGGGCCAGTGGACAGACATCCAACAGAAAAAAGGACTTCCCTCATGGATGATAAAAGAACATGAAGTTGCTAAAAGAAATAGACAAGAAGCCTTGAAGAGGAGGAAGGACTCAAAGCTTAAACACGTCATTATTTCTGAACATGTAGATAAGAAG GTTGAAAAGTATTTAGCAAGGAATTTGCCTTTCCCTTTCACTTCAAAAGATGCGTATGAGCAGAGCATCCGAATGCCTATTGGGCCTGATTTCAACCCAGCAATATCGGTTTCTGCTCTCAATCGACCTGCG ATAGTTAAGAAGCCCGGTATTATCATCAAACCAATACAATATGAGGAGGTTAATCCCCATGAGAAGCCTGATGAACCAAAACGAGTCATTCAGAGAGCAACCCCAAACCAGAAAGCAAAGAAAGCCTTTGCCAAACAAGGAAAGGGGGCAACTTCACAAAAGAGAAAGTGA
- the LOC8082313 gene encoding dormancy-associated protein homolog 3: MGLLDKLWDDTVAGPRPDTGLGRLRKQPARPAAVKINDPAGDASAFVPPSPASGSSEETPVKVTRSIMIKRPAGYPSSPRSAASTPPASPLGTTPPISPFAAAGGRFRRKSSSDAYERATPPGTTSQPPPFEV; encoded by the exons ATGGGCCTCCTCGACAAGCTGTGGGACGACACCGTCGCGGGCCCGCGCCCGGACACCGGCCTCGGCCGCCTCCGCAAGCAGCCCGCGCGCCCCGCCGCCGTCAAGATCAATG ATCCAGCCGGGGACGCTTCGGCGTTCGTGCCGCCCTCGCCGGCTTCGGGCAGCAGCGAGGAGACGCCGGTGAAGGTGACGCGCAGCATCATGATCAAGCGCCCCGCGGGGTACCCGTCGTCGCCGAGGAGCGCGGCAAGCACGCCGCCGGCCTCGCCACTAGGGACTACCCCGCCCATCTCGCCGTTTGCCGCCGCCG GTGGTCGCTTCAGAAGGAAATCATCATCCGATGCATATGAGAGGGCAACCCCACCAGGGACTACCAGCCAACCTCCTCCCTTCGAAGTGTGA
- the LOC8083650 gene encoding uncharacterized protein LOC8083650 isoform X2 gives MSLPVLMDDLVDRIIIRFPPEEPELLVRASLVCKRWCRLISDPAFRRRFRKLHRAPPMLGVFCTRHSVSSFVPTSSVPLPHAMRSNWRAIDSRHGRVLLRSLPWGHDFLVLSAGNLLVWDPITDEQCPLPKLPDQLFSRVPCTWTAAVLCAAADGVCDHIDCHSGGSFLVVFMCTAAREAFTCVYSSETGAWSEPTSAKLRHAEVCLSPSVLVGNTLYFISDHCGRSLKILEHDVETQETSLIRLPRTNYRQIALVKMVDGRLGFSGVHESKLYLWSREAGSEKYAGWAQSQVIDLETLLRPLGTLMDSLDVICFVDGVAAIFSGTDEVFAIDLKSGRITKIGELMGINNIVPYMSFYTPVR, from the exons ATGTCGCTGCCGGTGCTGATGGACGATCTCGTCGACCGGATCATCATCCGCTTCCCTCCCGAAGAACCGGAGCTTCTCGTTCGCGCCTCCCTCGTCTGCAAGCGCTGGTGCCGCCTCATCTCTGACCCCGCCTTCCGCCGCCGGTTCCGCAAGCTCCACCGCGCGCCCCCGATGCTGGGCGTCTTCTGCACCCGCCATTCGGTATCCTCCTTCGTTCCTACCTCCTCCGTCCCACTCCCCCACGCCATGCGCAGCAATTGGCGCGCGATCGACTCCCGCCACGGTCGCGTCCTCCTCCGCAGTTTGCCCTGGGGGCACGACTTCCTGGTGTTGTCGGCGGGTAACCTCCTTGTCTGGGACCCCATCACGGACGAACAGTGCCCGCTGCCCAAGCTGCCGGATCAACTATTTTCCCGGGTACCGTGCACCTGGACCGCCGCGGTGCTCTGTGCTGCGGCAGATGGCGTCTGCGACCACATCGACTGCCACAGCGGAGGCTCCTTCCTCGTTGTCTTCATGTGCACTGCCGCCAGAGAGGCATTCACCTGTGTCTACTCATCAGAGACTGGTGCGTGGAGCGAACCGACCTCTGCTAAGCTCCGCCATGCCGAGGTCTGTTTGTCCCCTAGCGTTCTTGTGGGCAATACACTCTACTTTATCTCTGATCACTGTGGGAGGAGTTTGAAAATTCTGGAACATGACGTGGAAACACAGGAAACATCTCTGATTCGTCTGCCACGTACAAACTATAGGCAAATTGCTCTAGTGAAGATGGTGGATGGTAGGCTGGGATTTAGTGGCGTGCATGAGTCCAAACTCTACTTGTGGTCGAGGGAGGCTGGTTCTGAGAAATATGCAGGATGGGCACAAAGCCAAGTCATTGATCTAGAGACACTGCTCAGGCCGTTAGGTACCCTGATGGACTCGCTCGATGTGATTTGTTTTGTGGATGGTGTTGCTGCCATTTTCTCGGGAACAGATGAGGTATTTGCTATTGATCTGAAGTCTGGTCGGATTACAAAGATAGGTGAGCTCATGGGCATCAACAACATTGTTCCCTACATGAGCTTCTACACACCAG TGCGCTGA
- the LOC8083650 gene encoding uncharacterized protein LOC8083650 isoform X1, whose product MSLPVLMDDLVDRIIIRFPPEEPELLVRASLVCKRWCRLISDPAFRRRFRKLHRAPPMLGVFCTRHSVSSFVPTSSVPLPHAMRSNWRAIDSRHGRVLLRSLPWGHDFLVLSAGNLLVWDPITDEQCPLPKLPDQLFSRVPCTWTAAVLCAAADGVCDHIDCHSGGSFLVVFMCTAAREAFTCVYSSETGAWSEPTSAKLRHAEVCLSPSVLVGNTLYFISDHCGRSLKILEHDVETQETSLIRLPRTNYRQIALVKMVDGRLGFSGVHESKLYLWSREAGSEKYAGWAQSQVIDLETLLRPLGTLMDSLDVICFVDGVAAIFSGTDEVFAIDLKSGRITKIGELMGINNIVPYMSFYTPALVAAATGGGPRA is encoded by the exons ATGTCGCTGCCGGTGCTGATGGACGATCTCGTCGACCGGATCATCATCCGCTTCCCTCCCGAAGAACCGGAGCTTCTCGTTCGCGCCTCCCTCGTCTGCAAGCGCTGGTGCCGCCTCATCTCTGACCCCGCCTTCCGCCGCCGGTTCCGCAAGCTCCACCGCGCGCCCCCGATGCTGGGCGTCTTCTGCACCCGCCATTCGGTATCCTCCTTCGTTCCTACCTCCTCCGTCCCACTCCCCCACGCCATGCGCAGCAATTGGCGCGCGATCGACTCCCGCCACGGTCGCGTCCTCCTCCGCAGTTTGCCCTGGGGGCACGACTTCCTGGTGTTGTCGGCGGGTAACCTCCTTGTCTGGGACCCCATCACGGACGAACAGTGCCCGCTGCCCAAGCTGCCGGATCAACTATTTTCCCGGGTACCGTGCACCTGGACCGCCGCGGTGCTCTGTGCTGCGGCAGATGGCGTCTGCGACCACATCGACTGCCACAGCGGAGGCTCCTTCCTCGTTGTCTTCATGTGCACTGCCGCCAGAGAGGCATTCACCTGTGTCTACTCATCAGAGACTGGTGCGTGGAGCGAACCGACCTCTGCTAAGCTCCGCCATGCCGAGGTCTGTTTGTCCCCTAGCGTTCTTGTGGGCAATACACTCTACTTTATCTCTGATCACTGTGGGAGGAGTTTGAAAATTCTGGAACATGACGTGGAAACACAGGAAACATCTCTGATTCGTCTGCCACGTACAAACTATAGGCAAATTGCTCTAGTGAAGATGGTGGATGGTAGGCTGGGATTTAGTGGCGTGCATGAGTCCAAACTCTACTTGTGGTCGAGGGAGGCTGGTTCTGAGAAATATGCAGGATGGGCACAAAGCCAAGTCATTGATCTAGAGACACTGCTCAGGCCGTTAGGTACCCTGATGGACTCGCTCGATGTGATTTGTTTTGTGGATGGTGTTGCTGCCATTTTCTCGGGAACAGATGAGGTATTTGCTATTGATCTGAAGTCTGGTCGGATTACAAAGATAGGTGAGCTCATGGGCATCAACAACATTGTTCCCTACATGAGCTTCTACACACCAG CGCTTGTTGCGGCCGCTACAGGTGGGGGACCAAGAGCATGA
- the LOC8083650 gene encoding uncharacterized protein LOC8083650 isoform X3 has translation MSLPVLMDDLVDRIIIRFPPEEPELLVRASLVCKRWCRLISDPAFRRRFRKLHRAPPMLGVFCTRHSVSSFVPTSSVPLPHAMRSNWRAIDSRHGRVLLRSLPWGHDFLVLSAGNLLVWDPITDEQCPLPKLPDQLFSRVPCTWTAAVLCAAADGVCDHIDCHSGGSFLVVFMCTAAREAFTCVYSSETGAWSEPTSAKLRHAEETSLIRLPRTNYRQIALVKMVDGRLGFSGVHESKLYLWSREAGSEKYAGWAQSQVIDLETLLRPLGTLMDSLDVICFVDGVAAIFSGTDEVFAIDLKSGRITKIGELMGINNIVPYMSFYTPALVAAATGGGPRA, from the exons ATGTCGCTGCCGGTGCTGATGGACGATCTCGTCGACCGGATCATCATCCGCTTCCCTCCCGAAGAACCGGAGCTTCTCGTTCGCGCCTCCCTCGTCTGCAAGCGCTGGTGCCGCCTCATCTCTGACCCCGCCTTCCGCCGCCGGTTCCGCAAGCTCCACCGCGCGCCCCCGATGCTGGGCGTCTTCTGCACCCGCCATTCGGTATCCTCCTTCGTTCCTACCTCCTCCGTCCCACTCCCCCACGCCATGCGCAGCAATTGGCGCGCGATCGACTCCCGCCACGGTCGCGTCCTCCTCCGCAGTTTGCCCTGGGGGCACGACTTCCTGGTGTTGTCGGCGGGTAACCTCCTTGTCTGGGACCCCATCACGGACGAACAGTGCCCGCTGCCCAAGCTGCCGGATCAACTATTTTCCCGGGTACCGTGCACCTGGACCGCCGCGGTGCTCTGTGCTGCGGCAGATGGCGTCTGCGACCACATCGACTGCCACAGCGGAGGCTCCTTCCTCGTTGTCTTCATGTGCACTGCCGCCAGAGAGGCATTCACCTGTGTCTACTCATCAGAGACTGGTGCGTGGAGCGAACCGACCTCTGCTAAGCTCCGCCATGCCGAG GAAACATCTCTGATTCGTCTGCCACGTACAAACTATAGGCAAATTGCTCTAGTGAAGATGGTGGATGGTAGGCTGGGATTTAGTGGCGTGCATGAGTCCAAACTCTACTTGTGGTCGAGGGAGGCTGGTTCTGAGAAATATGCAGGATGGGCACAAAGCCAAGTCATTGATCTAGAGACACTGCTCAGGCCGTTAGGTACCCTGATGGACTCGCTCGATGTGATTTGTTTTGTGGATGGTGTTGCTGCCATTTTCTCGGGAACAGATGAGGTATTTGCTATTGATCTGAAGTCTGGTCGGATTACAAAGATAGGTGAGCTCATGGGCATCAACAACATTGTTCCCTACATGAGCTTCTACACACCAG CGCTTGTTGCGGCCGCTACAGGTGGGGGACCAAGAGCATGA